In the Streptomyces sp. BHT-5-2 genome, one interval contains:
- the fabG gene encoding 3-oxoacyl-[acyl-carrier-protein] reductase, translating to MSRSVLVTGGNRGIGLAIARAFAEAGDKVAITYRSGEPPAGFLAVKCDITDAEQVEQAYKEIEEKHGPVEVLVANAGITRDQLLMRMSEEDFSTVLDTNLTGTFRVVKRANRAMLRARKGRVVLISSVVGLMGGAGQSNYAASKAALVGFARSLARELGSRNITVNVVAPGFVDTDMTRVLSDEQRENIVKQVPLARYAQPEEVAASVRFLASDEAAYITGAVIPVDGGLGMGH from the coding sequence TTGAGCCGCTCGGTTCTGGTCACCGGAGGCAATCGCGGCATCGGCCTGGCCATTGCCCGCGCCTTCGCCGAGGCAGGCGACAAGGTCGCCATCACCTACCGCTCGGGCGAGCCCCCGGCGGGATTTTTGGCCGTGAAGTGCGACATCACGGACGCCGAGCAGGTCGAGCAGGCGTACAAGGAGATCGAGGAGAAGCACGGCCCGGTCGAGGTGCTGGTGGCCAACGCCGGCATCACCCGCGACCAGCTGCTGATGCGGATGTCCGAGGAGGACTTCAGCACCGTCCTCGACACCAACCTCACCGGCACCTTCCGTGTGGTCAAGCGCGCCAACCGCGCGATGCTGCGGGCCCGCAAGGGCCGGGTCGTGCTGATCTCGTCCGTGGTCGGCCTGATGGGCGGGGCGGGGCAGTCGAACTACGCCGCCTCCAAGGCCGCGCTGGTCGGCTTCGCCCGCTCGCTCGCCCGTGAGCTGGGCAGCCGCAACATCACCGTCAACGTCGTCGCCCCCGGCTTCGTCGACACCGACATGACCCGGGTGCTCAGCGACGAGCAGCGGGAGAACATCGTGAAGCAGGTGCCGCTGGCGCGTTACGCCCAGCCCGAGGAGGTCGCCGCCTCGGTCCGCTTCCTGGCCTCCGACGAGGCCGCGTACATCACCGGAGCCGTCATTCCCGTCGACGGCGGATTGGGCATGGGGCACTGA